DNA from Actinoplanes sp. SE50/110:
GAAGACACCGTCGAAGATCAGCACCGCGTCGGCCGGGGCCGGCGACGGCGGCGGGCAGCACACCGCATCCGCACCGTGGTCGTGGACCGCGGTGCGCAAACGCCGGTCGCCGCCCGGGCCCAGCGGGTCGAGCAGGACCCGCTTGAGCGCATCGTGGTCGTGGGCGTCGCGGTAGCACCCCTCCATCGAGAACTCGCCCCGCGCATAGCGCCGTGCCCGGGGCACCAGGAAGTCGTCGATCGTGGCGCGCACGACGACGCGGCCCGCGGCGCGCAGCACGCCGGCCAGTTCGTCGGCGAGCGTCGTCTTGCCGGCCGCGGGCGGCCCGTCCACGGCGACCCGCACCGGGTGCGCGACGGCGACCGCGCCGACCTCCCGGGCCAGGCAGTCGAGCAGCTCATCGCGAGCACCCCGGATCGCGCTCATGCGCCGTCTCCGCCGGCGGGGTGCCGGGCCGGGCCGGTTGGACAGATCCGGCGCAGCGTGCCGTCCAGGGCGTCGCGGATCCCGGCGAGCCAGTGGGCGTCGGTGACGTCCGGCAGCGGCGCCGCCGCCGGATCGGTGAGCAGGCGGGCCGCCATGCGTTTCAGGAGCGCTTGGCGGTACGCCGTGAGGATCGCCGCGGTCAGCGCCTCCGGCCCGGGCAGCCGGTCCGGCCAGCGCGCGTCGACCTCCAGCGACAGCATCCGGCCGTCCGGTCCGAGCCGGACCCGGACCAGGCCGTCGTCGTCCGCGCCGGACTGGGCGGCACCCGGGTGCAGGTCGGGGCCGAGCCCGGGCGCCGTGTCCGCCATCGCCAGTCCCCCGTTCCGTGGTCGGTCACCGGGGTGAACCCCGCCCGGCCCGGTCGTGGACGGGTGCCGGGCGCAACTGTGCGGCGACCGCGAATCACGCCGCCGCATCTGAACCGATCGACGGCGCTGAGCGTTCAGAGGGATCGGGCCGCGTGCCGGCCGGCGGCGCGGCCGCTGAAGATGCAGCCGCCGAGGAACGTCCCCTCCAGGGCGTTGTAGCCGTGCACACCGCCGCCGCCGAAACCGGCGACCTCGCCGGCCGCGTACAGCCCGGGCAGCGCCGAGCCGTCCGGGGCCAGGGCGCGCGAGTCCAGATCGGTCTGGATGCCGCCGAGCGTCTTGCGGGTCAGGATGTGCAGCTTGACGCCGATCAGCGGGCCCGCCGCCGGGTCGAGCACCCGGTGCGGCGCCGAGGTCCGGCCGAGCTTGTCGCCGAGGTAGCGGCGCGAGTTGTGGATACCCTGGATCTGCGCGTCCTTGGTGACCTTGTTGGCCAGCTGCCGGTCCCGGGCCTCGATCTGCCCACGCACGTGCGCGGCGTCCAGCAGCGGCCGGTCGGTCAGCCTGTTCATCCCGGCGATCAGCTCGTCGAGCGTGCCGGCCACCACGAAGTCGGCGCCGTGCTCCTTGAACGCCTCGACCGGCGCCGGGGCGCCCTTGCCAAACAGCCGCTCGCGCACGAACGCCCGACGATCCTTCGCGGTCACGTCCGGGTTCTGCTCGCACCCGGACAGCGCCCACTCCTTCTCGATCATCTTCTGGGTGAGGATGAACCACGAGTGGTCGTGCTCGGCCAGTTCCGGCGTCGTCCGCAGGTAGCGCAACGTCCCCAGAGTGTCGTAGCTCGGGTAGTACGGCTGCGGGAGCCGGCGCCCGAGCGCGTCGAACCACATCGGCGACGGAGCGGACAGCACCCGGATGCCGTGCCCGGGCCAGATCGGCGCCCAGTTGCGGATGCCCTCGGTGTAATGCCACATCCGGTCACGATTGACCAGGCGCACCCCGGCCGCCTCGGCGATCGCGAGCATCCGGCCGTCGACGTACGCCGGCACCCCGGTGATCATCTCCCGGGGGGCGGTGCCCAGCCGGGCCGGCCAGTACTCGCGGACCAGATCGTGGTTGGCGCCGATCCCCCCGGTCGTCACGATCACGGCCTGCGCCCGTACCTCGAAATCCTGCAGCTCTTCGCGGTTCGACGCCACCCCCCGGGCGCCCTCGTCCGGAGCAAGGATCTTCCCGCGTACGCCGACGACCGCGCCCCCCTCGACGATCAGCTCGTCGACCCGGTGGCGGTGCCGGAACCCGAGCAGGCCGGCCTCGGCGGACCGGTGCGCGGCGGCGACGAACGGCTCGACCACCCCGGTGCCGGTGCCCCAGGTGACATGGAAGCGCGGCACCGAGTTGCCGTGCCCGCCGGCGCGCAGGTCACCGCGCTCAGCCCAGCCGGC
Protein-coding regions in this window:
- a CDS encoding uridylate kinase, translating into MSAIRGARDELLDCLAREVGAVAVAHPVRVAVDGPPAAGKTTLADELAGVLRAAGRVVVRATIDDFLVPRARRYARGEFSMEGCYRDAHDHDALKRVLLDPLGPGGDRRLRTAVHDHGADAVCCPPPSPAPADAVLIFDGVFLLRPELVDRWDLRVLVTVSLDTTVERALVREREKASRAAIERRWRERYIPAQRIYFRTAHPVQRADVIVHNDDPRCPAWQVRRAPG
- a CDS encoding YbaB/EbfC family nucleoid-associated protein, encoding MADTAPGLGPDLHPGAAQSGADDDGLVRVRLGPDGRMLSLEVDARWPDRLPGPEALTAAILTAYRQALLKRMAARLLTDPAAAPLPDVTDAHWLAGIRDALDGTLRRICPTGPARHPAGGDGA
- a CDS encoding FAD-binding dehydrogenase, producing the protein MDTDVIVVGAGLAGLVAAREVTAAGKRVLLLDQENAANLGGQAWWSFGGLFFVDSPEQRRARISDSLELAWSDWRGSAGFDRLGDEDSWAVRWARAYVEFAAGEKRSWLAGLGLRWLPFAGWAERGDLRAGGHGNSVPRFHVTWGTGTGVVEPFVAAAHRSAEAGLLGFRHRHRVDELIVEGGAVVGVRGKILAPDEGARGVASNREELQDFEVRAQAVIVTTGGIGANHDLVREYWPARLGTAPREMITGVPAYVDGRMLAIAEAAGVRLVNRDRMWHYTEGIRNWAPIWPGHGIRVLSAPSPMWFDALGRRLPQPYYPSYDTLGTLRYLRTTPELAEHDHSWFILTQKMIEKEWALSGCEQNPDVTAKDRRAFVRERLFGKGAPAPVEAFKEHGADFVVAGTLDELIAGMNRLTDRPLLDAAHVRGQIEARDRQLANKVTKDAQIQGIHNSRRYLGDKLGRTSAPHRVLDPAAGPLIGVKLHILTRKTLGGIQTDLDSRALAPDGSALPGLYAAGEVAGFGGGGVHGYNALEGTFLGGCIFSGRAAGRHAARSL